A window from Pseudooceanicola algae encodes these proteins:
- a CDS encoding HupE/UreJ family protein, translating into MRKSTDLTRLLLLPTLALVLVSAAIPASAHDATGHAGGFVSGFSHPILGWDHVIAMVAVGLWGAFLGSRARWILPVTFPLIMTAGATIGIIGLPLPAVETGIALSGVVLGLLIAFAVKAPLWIATVIVGIFALFHGHAHGTELPSAANPLAYAVGFVLATGLLHLAGIGFGMLTTSRPGRIAIRAMGLAIAAVGGAFLTGLA; encoded by the coding sequence ATGCGCAAATCCACCGACCTGACGCGGCTTCTGCTGCTGCCGACCCTCGCGCTGGTCCTCGTCAGCGCTGCGATCCCGGCCAGCGCACATGATGCCACCGGCCACGCTGGCGGCTTCGTCAGCGGATTCTCGCATCCGATCCTCGGCTGGGATCACGTCATCGCCATGGTCGCGGTCGGTCTCTGGGGCGCCTTCCTCGGCAGCCGGGCGCGCTGGATCCTGCCGGTGACCTTTCCCCTGATCATGACCGCCGGGGCAACGATCGGCATCATCGGCCTGCCCCTGCCGGCGGTGGAAACCGGTATAGCCCTGTCCGGCGTGGTCCTGGGGCTGCTGATCGCCTTCGCCGTCAAGGCACCGCTCTGGATCGCCACCGTGATCGTCGGGATCTTCGCGCTGTTCCACGGCCATGCCCATGGGACCGAGCTTCCCTCGGCTGCCAATCCGCTGGCCTATGCGGTTGGTTTCGTGTTGGCGACGGGGTTGCTGCACCTGGCTGGGATCGGATTCGGGATGCTGACCACCAGCCGCCCCGGCCGTATCGCCATCCGCGCCATGGGCCTCGCCATCGCAGCGGTCGGCGGCGCGTTCCTTACCGGCCTGGCATAA
- the mtgA gene encoding monofunctional biosynthetic peptidoglycan transglycosylase, translating into MARAAKQSKNTGKKSSAKGAPRRRIRPFRWLLGHGWRLVLILLLAFLGIIALHGMVKPWGGIYMASEARRLGGVERQWVAMEEIAPVMARSVVAAEDANFCLHWGVDMSAIRDAIADGGQRGGSTISQQVVKNVYLWHGRTYTRKAMETVLTPVVEAFWSKRRVLEVYLNIAEFDEGVFGVEAAGQHYFGVDAADLSARQAALMAAILPSPQSRSASNPGEYTRRRANAIQDGAATIQRDGRADCFSG; encoded by the coding sequence GTGGCAAGAGCAGCAAAACAGTCAAAGAACACCGGCAAGAAATCGTCGGCAAAAGGGGCCCCGCGCAGGCGGATCAGGCCTTTTCGGTGGTTGTTGGGCCATGGCTGGCGTCTGGTGCTGATTCTGCTGCTGGCCTTCCTTGGGATCATCGCCTTGCACGGCATGGTGAAACCCTGGGGTGGGATCTATATGGCGTCGGAGGCGCGGCGTCTTGGCGGCGTTGAGCGGCAATGGGTGGCGATGGAGGAAATCGCTCCGGTCATGGCGCGGTCCGTCGTTGCTGCGGAGGACGCCAATTTCTGCCTGCATTGGGGTGTCGACATGTCCGCCATCCGGGATGCCATTGCTGACGGTGGGCAGCGCGGGGGCTCTACGATCTCACAACAGGTGGTGAAGAACGTCTATCTCTGGCACGGGCGCACCTATACCCGCAAGGCGATGGAAACGGTGTTGACGCCCGTGGTCGAAGCCTTCTGGTCCAAGCGACGGGTTCTTGAAGTTTACCTCAACATTGCGGAATTCGACGAAGGGGTCTTTGGCGTCGAGGCCGCGGGGCAGCATTATTTCGGCGTGGATGCAGCGGATCTGAGCGCCCGGCAGGCGGCGCTGATGGCGGCGATCCTGCCTTCGCCACAAAGCCGGTCGGCGTCTAATCCGGGTGAATATACACGGCGGCGGGCCAACGCGATCCAGGACGGCGCGGCGACGATTCAGCGCGACGGCCGAGCAGATTGTTTCTCGGGATAG
- the fzlA gene encoding FtsZ-binding protein FzlA produces MTTAELYHVPLSPFCRKVRLSLAEKKIDCRLIEERYWEKDTDFLRRNPAGKVPVLKLNGVVLAESAAICEYLEEIYPEPSLMPEDPLERHEVRRLVFWFDDKFQHEVTSKLLYERVNKKVTGQGFPDSKNVRAGLSAIKFHLDYLSWLLEQRRWLAGDKMTLADFAAASHLSALDYISDVDWHRSAAVKDWYAKIKSRPAFRNILMDHVPGFPPPEHYADLDF; encoded by the coding sequence ATGACCACCGCCGAACTCTACCACGTGCCCCTCTCGCCCTTCTGCCGCAAGGTGCGGCTGTCGCTGGCCGAGAAAAAGATCGACTGCCGCCTGATCGAAGAGCGCTACTGGGAAAAGGACACCGATTTCTTGCGTCGCAATCCGGCGGGCAAGGTGCCTGTCCTGAAGCTGAACGGGGTTGTTCTGGCTGAAAGTGCCGCGATCTGCGAATATCTCGAAGAGATCTACCCTGAGCCTTCCCTGATGCCCGAGGACCCGCTCGAACGACACGAGGTCCGCCGTCTGGTCTTCTGGTTCGACGACAAGTTCCAACATGAGGTGACGTCGAAACTGCTTTACGAACGGGTGAACAAGAAGGTCACCGGGCAGGGCTTTCCGGACAGCAAGAATGTCCGGGCGGGGCTATCGGCGATCAAGTTTCATCTCGACTACCTTTCCTGGCTTCTGGAACAGCGCCGCTGGCTGGCGGGAGACAAGATGACCCTGGCGGATTTCGCCGCCGCCTCGCATCTGAGCGCACTGGATTACATCTCGGACGTGGATTGGCACCGCAGCGCGGCGGTCAAGGATTGGTATGCCAAGATCAAGTCTAGGCCCGCCTTCCGGAATATCCTGATGGACCATGTGCCCGGCTTCCCGCCGCCTGAGCACTACGCCGACCTTGATTTCTGA
- the msrB gene encoding peptide-methionine (R)-S-oxide reductase MsrB has translation MTQYSKSDDAIARLTPEQYRVTQQNGTERPGTGAYNDNKQSGLYVDVVSGEPLFASAAKYESGCGWPSFVKPVVPDNVVELRDETHGMVRVEVRSKHGDSHLGHVFPDGPRETGGLRYCINSASLRFIPKSEMETEGYGEYLNQVEDLT, from the coding sequence ATGACGCAATACAGCAAGAGCGATGACGCCATCGCCCGACTGACCCCCGAACAATACCGGGTCACTCAGCAAAACGGCACCGAACGCCCCGGCACCGGTGCCTACAACGACAACAAGCAAAGCGGCCTCTACGTGGATGTCGTCTCCGGAGAGCCTCTGTTCGCCAGCGCCGCGAAATACGAAAGCGGCTGCGGCTGGCCCAGCTTCGTGAAACCGGTCGTGCCCGACAACGTAGTCGAATTGCGCGACGAAACTCACGGGATGGTCCGGGTAGAAGTCCGCTCCAAACATGGCGACAGCCATCTGGGGCATGTCTTCCCCGATGGCCCCCGGGAAACCGGCGGCCTGCGCTACTGCATCAACTCGGCCTCACTGCGCTTCATTCCCAAGTCGGAGATGGAAACAGAAGGCTATGGCGAATACCTGAACCAGGTGGAGGACCTGACATGA
- the queG gene encoding tRNA epoxyqueuosine(34) reductase QueG → MSDDLTLRLLDQARAEGFAEARVCRPVDVPEVAARLQAFLAAGYQGQMGWLAERSHWRGDPSCLWPEARSILMLAENYGPDTDPMTILDARDRAAISVYAQNRDYHDVVKKRLKRLARWLIDAAGPDAIAGAPAQVKVFVDTAPVPEKALGQAAGLGWQGKHTNLVSRTLGSWFFLGAIFTTLDLQTDSAEVDHCGRCRKCLDICPTQAFPAPYQLDARRCISYLTIEHRGPVPLDLREKLGNRIYGCDDCLAVCPWNKFASTAQEVKYHARDDLRAPALADLAQLDDAGFRARFSGSPIKRIGRDRFVRNVLYAIGNSEDPTLRPVAASLTNDPDETVAEAARWAAARLGP, encoded by the coding sequence ATGAGCGACGACTTGACCCTACGCCTTCTGGACCAGGCCCGCGCAGAAGGCTTCGCCGAAGCCCGCGTCTGCCGGCCCGTGGATGTCCCCGAGGTCGCCGCCCGCCTGCAAGCTTTCCTCGCGGCCGGCTACCAGGGCCAGATGGGCTGGCTCGCTGAACGGTCCCATTGGCGCGGTGATCCCTCCTGCCTCTGGCCCGAAGCCCGCAGCATCCTGATGCTGGCCGAGAATTATGGCCCCGACACCGACCCCATGACGATCTTGGACGCGCGGGACCGCGCAGCGATTTCCGTCTATGCACAAAACCGGGATTACCACGATGTGGTCAAGAAACGCCTGAAACGCCTGGCTCGCTGGTTGATCGACGCCGCAGGCCCGGATGCGATTGCCGGTGCCCCGGCGCAGGTCAAGGTTTTCGTCGATACGGCCCCCGTCCCCGAAAAGGCGCTTGGCCAGGCCGCCGGCCTCGGCTGGCAGGGCAAGCACACCAACCTCGTCAGCCGCACACTTGGCAGCTGGTTCTTCCTCGGCGCGATCTTCACCACGCTGGACCTTCAGACCGATAGTGCAGAGGTCGACCATTGCGGGCGCTGCCGCAAATGCCTGGATATCTGCCCGACCCAGGCCTTTCCGGCGCCCTATCAACTGGATGCACGGCGGTGCATTTCCTACCTGACCATCGAACACCGCGGCCCGGTCCCACTCGACTTGCGGGAAAAGCTCGGCAACCGGATCTATGGCTGTGACGATTGCCTCGCTGTCTGCCCCTGGAACAAGTTCGCCAGCACGGCACAAGAGGTAAAGTACCACGCCCGCGATGATCTTCGCGCGCCAGCTCTCGCCGACCTCGCGCAGCTTGACGACGCAGGCTTCCGGGCCCGGTTCTCGGGGTCGCCGATCAAGCGGATCGGCCGCGACCGCTTCGTCCGCAATGTCCTCTACGCGATCGGCAACAGCGAAGACCCCACGCTGCGCCCTGTTGCCGCCAGCCTGACAAACGACCCCGATGAAACGGTGGCGGAGGCAGCCCGCTGGGCTGCCGCCCGGCTTGGCCCATGA
- the msrA gene encoding peptide-methionine (S)-S-oxide reductase MsrA: MTEQRAVLAGGCFWGMQDLIRKLPGVISTRVGYTGGDVPNATYRNHGTHAEGIEIIFDDEVISYRQVLEVFFQIHDPTTLNRQGNDIGMSYRSAIYFEGETQKSSAEEVIADVDASGLWPGKVVTEIAPVGDFWEAEPEHQDYLERLPNGYTCHFPRPGWVLPKRAAAE; encoded by the coding sequence ATGACCGAACAACGCGCTGTCCTGGCCGGAGGCTGCTTCTGGGGCATGCAGGACCTGATCCGCAAATTACCCGGAGTTATCTCTACCCGCGTCGGTTACACTGGCGGGGATGTGCCCAATGCGACTTATCGCAACCACGGCACCCACGCTGAAGGCATCGAGATCATCTTCGACGACGAAGTGATTTCCTACCGACAGGTGCTTGAGGTCTTCTTCCAGATCCATGACCCGACCACCCTGAACCGGCAGGGCAATGATATCGGCATGTCCTACCGCTCTGCGATCTATTTCGAAGGCGAAACGCAGAAATCCAGTGCTGAAGAGGTGATCGCGGATGTCGATGCCTCCGGTCTCTGGCCCGGAAAGGTGGTCACCGAAATCGCCCCTGTCGGGGATTTCTGGGAAGCCGAGCCGGAGCACCAAGATTACCTCGAGCGGCTCCCGAACGGCTATACCTGCCACTTCCCACGTCCCGGTTGGGTCCTGCCCAAGCGCGCGGCGGCTGAATAA